One genomic segment of Erysipelotrichaceae bacterium 66202529 includes these proteins:
- a CDS encoding relaxase/mobilization nuclease domain-containing protein, producing the protein MAVTKTHPIKSTLKAAIDYILNPEKTDGKLLASSFGCGLETADIEFAWTREAAGDRGTHLGRHLIQSFAVGETTPEEAHKIGMELAGAVLGGKYEFVLTTHVDKDHLHNHLIFNAVSFVDYKKYHSNKQSYHFIRRTSDRICKEHGLSVVVPGQDKGKSYAEYTAEKQGTSYKAKLKTAIDTLIPQVKDFDELLRRLQEMGYEIKQGKYISFRAAGQERFTRTKTLGAAYTEEAIKERIKGVYVAKTKTLREDKKIRLVVDLENSIKAQQSAGYERWAKIHNLKQAAKSMNFLTENKIEYYSDLESKIADIMTAHDAAAKAVKEVEQRMSDLSLLIKHTTTYRQLKPIYDEYRKSPDKEKYLRGHESEIILFEAAARALKEMQIKKLPDLAALRKEYRSLNDRKTKLYEDYRQAKKQMQEYGVVKKNVDSILYPSQSRAREQER; encoded by the coding sequence ATGGCGGTTACAAAGACGCACCCTATTAAATCAACCTTAAAGGCTGCGATAGACTATATCTTAAATCCCGAAAAGACAGACGGGAAGCTGCTTGCGTCCTCTTTCGGCTGCGGGCTGGAAACCGCCGATATTGAGTTTGCATGGACGCGGGAAGCTGCCGGAGATCGCGGCACACATTTAGGGCGGCACTTGATACAATCCTTTGCGGTGGGAGAAACCACACCGGAAGAAGCGCACAAAATCGGCATGGAACTTGCCGGGGCGGTATTAGGCGGCAAGTATGAGTTTGTTTTGACAACTCACGTCGATAAAGACCATCTGCATAATCACTTGATTTTCAACGCGGTTAGCTTCGTTGACTACAAAAAGTACCATTCCAACAAGCAAAGCTATCACTTTATCCGGCGCACCAGCGACAGGATATGTAAAGAGCATGGGCTATCCGTCGTCGTACCGGGACAGGACAAGGGAAAAAGCTATGCAGAATACACCGCCGAAAAGCAAGGGACAAGCTACAAAGCAAAGCTGAAAACGGCGATAGATACTCTCATTCCCCAAGTGAAAGATTTTGACGAACTGCTGCGCCGCTTGCAGGAAATGGGGTATGAAATCAAACAGGGCAAATACATTTCCTTTCGCGCTGCCGGACAGGAACGGTTTACCCGCACAAAGACGCTCGGCGCGGCCTATACGGAAGAAGCGATAAAGGAGCGTATCAAGGGCGTGTATGTTGCCAAAACAAAAACGCTGCGGGAAGATAAGAAAATCCGGCTTGTCGTCGATCTTGAAAACAGTATCAAAGCCCAACAATCGGCGGGCTATGAACGGTGGGCGAAAATCCATAATCTGAAACAGGCTGCGAAAAGCATGAACTTCTTGACCGAAAACAAGATTGAATATTATAGCGACCTTGAAAGCAAAATTGCGGATATTATGACCGCCCATGACGCGGCGGCAAAGGCGGTTAAGGAAGTGGAACAGCGTATGTCTGATTTGTCGCTGCTTATCAAGCACACCACCACATACCGACAGTTAAAACCGATTTACGATGAATACCGAAAATCGCCGGACAAGGAAAAGTATCTGCGGGGGCATGAAAGCGAAATTATCCTGTTTGAAGCTGCGGCAAGGGCATTAAAGGAAATGCAGATAAAGAAGCTGCCCGATCTCGCCGCGCTGCGCAAGGAGTATAGAAGCTTAAACGACAGGAAAACCAAATTGTATGAAGATTATCGGCAAGCCAAGAAGCAAATGCAGGAATACGGCGTTGTCAAAAAGAACGTCGATAGTATTCTTTACCCGTCCCAAAGCAGGGCGCGGGAGCAGGAGCGATAA